The following are encoded in a window of Bremerella alba genomic DNA:
- a CDS encoding alpha/beta hydrolase, translated as MLNIRPVLIFSFLLLFVSSVFAVPPVGKPSIYKTVDGRELKLYVTKPEQWKKTDSRPAIVFFHGGGWVGGAPGQFTEHSKHLAEQGMVAIQVEYRLLDRKNDDPPVTCTEDALDAMRWVRSHAKQLGIDPSRIATAGGSAGGHLAAYLGTVDQEKQDVSTKPNAMVLFNPVYDNGPDGWGQKRVKDRFQEFSPAHNISADDPPSIVFLGSKDNLIPVSTAKRFEQEMKAAGVISELRVYEGQGHGFFNHSRDNHRWYNETVQEMDKFLGSLGWVLTDSK; from the coding sequence ATGCTGAATATTCGCCCAGTCTTAATTTTCTCTTTCCTGCTATTGTTTGTTTCATCTGTTTTCGCTGTGCCGCCGGTAGGCAAACCTTCCATCTATAAGACGGTCGACGGACGCGAACTCAAGCTGTATGTCACCAAGCCAGAGCAGTGGAAGAAGACGGATAGCCGGCCGGCGATTGTTTTCTTTCATGGTGGCGGCTGGGTTGGAGGTGCCCCAGGGCAGTTTACCGAACACAGCAAGCACCTGGCCGAGCAAGGTATGGTCGCCATTCAGGTCGAATACCGGTTGCTCGACCGCAAAAACGACGATCCACCGGTAACGTGCACAGAGGATGCATTGGACGCCATGCGATGGGTTCGCTCGCACGCGAAGCAGTTAGGCATCGACCCGAGTCGCATCGCGACGGCAGGCGGCTCGGCAGGGGGTCATCTGGCGGCTTATCTCGGCACGGTCGACCAAGAGAAACAAGACGTGTCGACCAAGCCCAACGCAATGGTGCTGTTCAATCCGGTCTACGACAACGGCCCCGATGGCTGGGGACAGAAACGGGTCAAAGATCGCTTCCAGGAATTTTCGCCGGCCCACAACATCAGCGCCGACGATCCGCCGTCGATCGTGTTTCTCGGCTCCAAAGACAATTTGATCCCAGTCTCGACAGCCAAGCGGTTTGAGCAAGAGATGAAAGCGGCTGGGGTCATCAGCGAACTTCGTGTCTACGAAGGACAAGGGCATGGTTTCTTCAACCACAGTCGGGATAATCATCGTTGGTACAACGAGACAGTCCAAGAGATGGACAAATTTCTCGGCTCGCTCGGATGGGTTTTAACCGATAGCAAATAG
- a CDS encoding flotillin-like FloA family protein: MDAKSFIFGLLSGLLLAVVLYWVSTFFSIFRPWLQVLMSGGKASVFQILGMRLRGSNVKLVTEAYIMLVQRGQKVSLSQVEAQYLARKNVIMNSQDLMQIVEQNQGA, translated from the coding sequence ATGGACGCAAAAAGCTTTATCTTCGGTCTGCTGTCGGGGCTTCTCTTGGCGGTCGTTCTTTATTGGGTATCGACCTTTTTCAGTATCTTTCGCCCTTGGTTGCAAGTCTTGATGTCCGGCGGTAAGGCATCCGTCTTTCAGATACTGGGTATGCGGCTTCGTGGGTCGAACGTGAAACTCGTAACCGAGGCCTACATCATGCTCGTTCAGCGTGGACAGAAGGTTTCTCTCAGCCAGGTTGAAGCGCAGTACCTGGCCCGGAAGAATGTCATTATGAATAGCCAGGATCTGATGCAGATCGTCGAGCAAAACCAGGGTGCGTAG